A single window of Myxococcales bacterium DNA harbors:
- a CDS encoding aspartate ammonia-lyase produces MPRTEHDLLGDIAVPDEALWGAHTQRALANFAPTGRRLPRGLIRAFALVKKAAALVNGELGFLPGEVAAALAAAGDELAAGDLDGQIVVDPLAGGAGTSLNMNVNEVLANRAGELLGEPRGAYRRVHPLDTVNLHQSTNDVFPTAVRLAALWGLADLEAAIVELQVALQDKEREFADVVMVGRTQLQDAVPLTAGQLFGAWAEACARDRWRIFKCLERLKVVNLGGTAIGTGIGAPRRYIFRVIEKLRELSNLPLSRAENPVEATTNQDTTVEADGILTALAANLLKIATDLRLLSSSPVAELRLPPVQAGSSIMPGKVNPVIPEYAAQLALEAIAGHEALTAAVAAGNLQLSQYFPLAAWHLLDHLHLLNIAVAALAQKCVRGIAVDETRCRANLDGSLAIAAALVPVIGYEKAQAAVRLAQEKQLPLREALSVLGVAAADIDEALSPAKLRRLGNRE; encoded by the coding sequence ATGCCGCGCACGGAACATGATCTGCTCGGGGACATCGCGGTTCCCGACGAGGCGCTCTGGGGCGCGCATACCCAGCGGGCCCTGGCGAATTTTGCCCCGACCGGTCGGCGCCTGCCGCGCGGTCTGATCCGCGCTTTCGCACTGGTAAAAAAAGCGGCGGCGCTGGTCAACGGCGAGCTGGGCTTCCTGCCCGGCGAGGTCGCCGCGGCGCTGGCCGCGGCGGGCGACGAACTGGCGGCGGGCGATCTGGACGGGCAAATCGTGGTCGATCCGCTGGCGGGCGGCGCAGGCACCTCGCTGAACATGAACGTCAACGAAGTGCTCGCCAACCGCGCCGGCGAACTGCTGGGCGAACCGCGCGGCGCCTACCGGCGCGTCCACCCGCTCGATACGGTCAATCTGCACCAATCCACCAACGACGTTTTTCCGACCGCCGTCCGGCTGGCGGCGCTGTGGGGACTGGCCGACCTGGAAGCCGCGATCGTCGAGTTGCAGGTCGCCCTGCAAGACAAGGAGCGCGAGTTCGCCGACGTGGTCATGGTGGGGCGGACGCAACTGCAGGACGCGGTGCCGCTGACGGCCGGGCAGCTCTTCGGGGCCTGGGCGGAAGCCTGCGCGCGCGATCGCTGGCGGATTTTCAAATGCCTGGAGCGGCTCAAGGTGGTCAACCTCGGCGGCACGGCCATCGGCACCGGCATCGGCGCGCCGCGCCGCTACATCTTCCGGGTGATCGAAAAACTGCGCGAATTGTCCAACCTGCCGCTGTCGCGGGCCGAAAATCCGGTCGAGGCGACCACGAATCAGGATACGACGGTGGAAGCCGACGGCATTCTGACCGCGCTGGCCGCGAACCTGCTCAAAATCGCCACCGACCTGCGGTTGCTGTCATCGTCGCCGGTCGCCGAATTGCGCCTGCCGCCGGTGCAGGCCGGCTCGTCGATCATGCCCGGCAAGGTCAACCCGGTGATCCCCGAATACGCCGCGCAGCTCGCCCTCGAGGCGATCGCGGGGCACGAGGCGCTCACCGCCGCCGTCGCCGCGGGCAACCTGCAATTGTCGCAGTATTTTCCGCTGGCGGCCTGGCATTTGCTTGATCACCTGCATCTGCTTAATATTGCGGTGGCCGCGCTGGCTCAAAAGTGCGTCCGCGGCATTGCCGTCGACGAGACCCGTTGCCGGGCGAACCTCGACGGGTCGCTGGCGATCGCCGCCGCCCTGGTGCCGGTGATCGGCTACGAGAAGGCGCAGGCGGCCGTCCGTCTGGCGCAAGAAAAACAGTTACCATTGCGGGAAGCCTTGTCGGTCCTGGGCGTCGCCGCCGCGGACATCGACGAGGCACTCTCGCCGGCCAAGTTGCGGCGCCTGGGCAACCGGGAATAG